The genomic stretch CTTCATTTGCAGCAATTGGCCGTAATCGTCGACGTCACCAACCAACACCGCGCCGAGCAAGGTCGCACCATCGGCTGAGACGACGATTTTTTTGTAAATACCGGCCTGATCGTCTTGGAATACATAGCTGTGGCTACCGCTGGTTTTACCGTGCGCGTCGCCAATACTGCCGACCGACACGCCAAGCAGTTTGAGCTTGGCGCTCATATCGGCGCCAGTGAAGGCATTGTCGCGGCCGAGTAAATGATCGACGGTGACTTGCGCCATTTTGTAACCGGGCGCCACCAGGCCAAAATACTGGCCTTGCCACGACGCGCACTCGCCGATCGCGTACACATCGGGCTCTGAAGTTTGGCATTGATCGTTAATCACGACACCACCGCGCTCGGCCACCGCCAATTGGCTGTAGCGCGCCAGCGTGTCTTGCGGGCGGATGCCGGTAGAGAACACGATCAGATCGACTTCGAGTTGGCTGCCATCGGCAAAATCGAGCCGATGTGCGGCGGATTTACCGCCGTGCATCGTAATCTGGCGCGTGTCTTTGCCGGTGTGAACGCTAACGCCCATCGCGGTGATTTTACGGCGTAGCATTTCTCCGCCCATGCGATCGAGCTGCTCGGCCATTAGCACCGGCGCGTATTCGATCACGTGGGTATTTAGCCCCAAGGCCTTTAGCGCGCCCGCCGCTTCCAAACCCAGCAGGCCGCCGCCGATGACGACGCCGCTTTTGGCTTTCTTCGCGGCGGTTTCAATGGCGTTTAAATCATCAATCGTGCGATAAACAAAACATTCATGGTGCGCGCTGCCGTTAATCGGCGGCACCCACGGCGACGAGCCGGTAGCGAGAATCAGTTTGTCGTAGGGGCGAGTTGTGCCTTTGTTCGAAACGACTTGCTTATTGGCGGTGTCGATTTGTTTAACCGCTTCGCCGACCAACACCTCGATGCCATTTTTTTCAAAAAAGCCCGGTTTGACCAAAGATAAGTCTTCATCGGTGTGGTGCGAGAAGTAGGACGACAGATGCACGCGATCGTAGGCCAAGCGCGGCTCGGCGCAAAATACGCAGATTTGATACTGGGCGGCATCGGCCTTATCGCACAACTCTTCTAAAAATCGGTGCCCCACCATGCCGTTACCGACGACGACGATACGGGTTTTGCTCATTTCCCACTCCTTGCGCCCCAAGGCGTTTGCTACAAACTATTCTTAAACACAAATCAATTAATATTCTGGCAAGTATTGCCATGCAGCTCTTTTTAAAATTGGGCTACATGGCAATACCCATCAAGTCTTTAGCACGGCAATTGCGCTTTTGGTTTGGCGTAGAAGTGCCAAGTCATCCACACGCAACTAATGTAAAAGGCGATAAACACATACAGAGCCAGCTCTGGGCCACCCGTAGACTTAATCGACAGGCCAAAACTTTGCGGAATAAAGAAGCCGCCGTAAGCACCAATCGCACTGATAAAGCCCGCCGCCGCTGCCGATTCTTGCAAGCCACGGCCATGCGCGGCTTTTTGCGCAGCTTCATCGCCGTCCGCCGTAACCTCACGCATGCAAACGGTGGAGAAAATGGTCGGGATCATTTTATAAGTCGAACCATTACCCAAACCGGCGCAAGTAAACAGCACCAAGAACATCGCAAAGAAACCGGGCCACGAGCCGCCGCTCAATTGGCCATCTGCGCCCAATGTTGGCAGACAAGCCAGCACGCCGAGTACGCCTAAAGCCATGCCGACGAACACGCCCAAGGTCACTTTCGCACCGCCGAATTTGTCCGAAATAATCCCGCCCACCGGACGAATCAGCGCGCCAATCAAAGGGCCGAGGAAGGCGTATTTCATCACCGGCACTTCGGGAAACAGCGTTTTGGTCAGCAAGGCAAACGCACCGGCAAAACCGATAAAGCTGCCAAAAGTGCCGATGTACAACCAGCACATCAGCCAATTGTGTTTACGGCGGAAAATCACCGCTTGCTGGCCAAAGGACGAGCGCGCTTCGGCGATATCGTTCATACCAAACCACGCCGCGAGCGCGGCAATCGCAATCAGTGGCACCCACATAAAGCCGGCGTTTTGCAGCCAGATGCTGTGTTCGCTGCCCTCTTTGATAAAGCTTTGCGCCTCGCCACCAAACGCACCAAACAGCGGCAAAGTAATCGCCAGCGGGATCAGCAATTGCGCCAGCGACACGCCCAAATTACCAAAGCCCGCATTGAGGCCATTGGCGGCGCCTTTTTTGGCTGCGGGGAAAAAGTAACCGATATTGGCCATCGAGCTGGCAAAGTTGCCGCTACCCAAACCGCACAGCAGCGCAATCGTCAGTAGCGTGCCGTACGAGGTGCTAGGGTCTTGTACGGCAAAACCGAGCCAAGTGGCGGGGATTAATAACAGCGCAGTAGAAAAAGTCGTCCATTTACGGCCGCCAAAACGTGCGGGCATAAATGAA from Chitinibacter sp. SCUT-21 encodes the following:
- a CDS encoding MFS transporter, translated to MARAAVLTQWEPENPTFWQASGQSIAKRNLMISIPCLTLGFVISVLWSVVALNINSAGFNFTKGQLFMLTALPQLSGATLRIFYSFMPARFGGRKWTTFSTALLLIPATWLGFAVQDPSTSYGTLLTIALLCGLGSGNFASSMANIGYFFPAAKKGAANGLNAGFGNLGVSLAQLLIPLAITLPLFGAFGGEAQSFIKEGSEHSIWLQNAGFMWVPLIAIAALAAWFGMNDIAEARSSFGQQAVIFRRKHNWLMCWLYIGTFGSFIGFAGAFALLTKTLFPEVPVMKYAFLGPLIGALIRPVGGIISDKFGGAKVTLGVFVGMALGVLGVLACLPTLGADGQLSGGSWPGFFAMFLVLFTCAGLGNGSTYKMIPTIFSTVCMREVTADGDEAAQKAAHGRGLQESAAAAGFISAIGAYGGFFIPQSFGLSIKSTGGPELALYVFIAFYISCVWMTWHFYAKPKAQLPC